One region of Candidatus Dadabacteria bacterium genomic DNA includes:
- a CDS encoding glycosyltransferase family 2 protein, whose product MEKTVVIIPALNEEGSIGQVIADIPQDLVTEIVVVDNGSTDSTARVASGSGATVIDEERKGYGQACLAGMNYIKNSSYLPDIIVFLDGDYSDYPGEMKTVISPITEGGYDLVIGSRTIGEREKGALLPQALMGNYVATRLIKLFYGVGFTDLGPFRAIRYDKLLSLDMRDKTFGWTVEMQIKAAKKGLHCTEVPVSYRKRIGTSKVTGTITGSLMAAVKITWMIFRQLFS is encoded by the coding sequence ATGGAAAAGACGGTTGTTATAATCCCAGCCTTAAATGAAGAGGGCTCCATAGGACAGGTAATCGCGGATATTCCCCAGGACCTTGTAACGGAGATAGTTGTTGTCGATAACGGTTCGACCGATTCCACCGCACGCGTTGCTTCGGGTAGTGGGGCCACCGTTATAGACGAAGAGAGAAAAGGGTACGGACAGGCTTGCCTTGCGGGGATGAACTACATTAAGAATTCTTCATATCTACCTGATATCATAGTATTTCTGGATGGAGACTATTCTGATTATCCGGGAGAAATGAAAACCGTCATCTCCCCGATAACCGAGGGAGGATATGATCTCGTAATAGGGTCGAGAACCATCGGCGAAAGAGAGAAAGGAGCGCTTTTGCCCCAGGCCCTTATGGGAAACTACGTTGCAACCAGGCTTATAAAGCTGTTTTACGGAGTGGGTTTTACCGACCTGGGCCCCTTCAGAGCCATAAGATATGACAAGCTTCTTTCTCTTGACATGAGGGACAAGACCTTCGGATGGACGGTTGAGATGCAGATAAAGGCCGCCAAGAAGGGACTTCACTGCACCGAGGTTCCGGTGAGTTACAGAAAGAGAATAGGAACCTCAAAGGTAACCGGAACAATCACGGGAAGCCTGATGGCTGCGGTAAAGATTACCTGGATGATATTCAGGCAGCTTTTTTCGTAG
- a CDS encoding glutaminyl-peptide cyclotransferase, producing MWKKPYSRRKNVFTGSLTGFIFFFLLIFSASSTTESKENPPARATFKVLNSFSHDPTAFTQGFVYRDGFLYESTGLYGKSSLRKTNPATGEVLAKVNLPQKFFGEGLTVIGKSIYQLTWKSGRGFIYGKENLQRKGSFTYSTEGWGLTDNGTSLIMSDGTEKLYFLSPESFEVTKTLSVKEGGSPVSMLNELEYAGGKIYCNIWNSDDIVVVNPESGVVERRISLGELRKRLSLPERAEVLNGIAWKSSSDTFFITGKYWSEVFEIRIDSASP from the coding sequence ATGTGGAAGAAGCCATATAGCAGAAGAAAGAATGTCTTTACCGGAAGTTTGACAGGTTTTATCTTCTTCTTTCTCCTTATTTTTTCCGCATCTTCCACAACGGAGAGCAAGGAGAATCCTCCTGCCCGCGCTACCTTCAAGGTGCTTAACTCTTTTTCGCACGACCCGACGGCCTTCACCCAAGGGTTTGTCTACAGAGACGGTTTCCTTTATGAAAGTACCGGCCTTTACGGAAAGTCTTCTCTTAGAAAAACCAACCCAGCCACCGGAGAGGTGCTTGCCAAGGTAAACCTCCCACAGAAGTTTTTCGGCGAAGGTCTTACCGTAATAGGCAAGAGCATATACCAGCTCACCTGGAAGTCCGGTCGGGGTTTCATATACGGCAAGGAAAACCTGCAGCGCAAGGGATCATTCACCTATTCAACCGAAGGATGGGGGCTTACAGACAACGGAACCAGCCTTATAATGAGCGATGGGACCGAAAAACTGTATTTTCTCTCTCCCGAGAGCTTCGAAGTAACAAAGACATTAAGCGTCAAAGAAGGCGGATCCCCTGTCAGTATGCTTAACGAACTTGAGTACGCAGGGGGAAAAATCTACTGCAACATATGGAACTCAGACGATATCGTGGTCGTAAACCCCGAGAGCGGCGTGGTGGAGAGACGCATAAGCCTCGGGGAATTAAGAAAAAGGTTGAGCCTTCCCGAAAGAGCGGAAGTGCTGAACGGAATCGCCTGGAAATCCTCTTCTGACACTTTCTTTATAACGGGAAAGTACTGGTCCGAGGTTTTTGAGATAAGAATCGATTCCGCTTCCCCTTGA